From a single Planctomycetota bacterium genomic region:
- a CDS encoding glycosyltransferase family 2 protein — translation MKLVVTVPAQNEERTIGRVVREVPRTIPGVESVEVVVMDDESTDATAAEARDAGAHVVEVHGRRGLGKVFQAGIEAAMRRGADLVVNIDGDGQFDSADIAKLVQPLLEDKADFVTCTRFKNPDDRPEMPGIKYFGNWAVVKIVNFACGGGGRFTDVSCGFRGFNREALYRLTLFGRYTYTQECFIDLFSKNLRIIEVPLKVRGTREFGESRVASSVWKYAANTGPIIIRAMRDIRPLKFFGVIAGLLALPGFAMLGVVTANYLIFNPGKTQPFTSLISIGGGLLTLSVIVGVMALLADMMARHRRITEELLYLARRRIYGTGDVRMPVTQPRVARLITPANGHENGNGHGRAVARHATRKPAVFRDASESKVPAGSGVE, via the coding sequence ATGAAGCTTGTCGTCACCGTTCCCGCTCAGAACGAAGAGCGGACCATCGGCCGCGTCGTGCGGGAGGTGCCTCGCACCATTCCCGGCGTCGAATCGGTCGAAGTCGTCGTGATGGACGACGAAAGCACCGACGCCACCGCCGCCGAAGCCCGAGACGCCGGGGCCCACGTCGTTGAGGTCCACGGCCGGCGTGGTTTGGGCAAGGTCTTTCAGGCCGGCATCGAAGCGGCGATGCGTCGCGGGGCGGATCTGGTCGTCAACATCGACGGCGACGGGCAGTTCGACTCGGCCGACATCGCCAAGCTCGTCCAGCCGCTCCTTGAGGACAAGGCTGACTTTGTCACGTGCACGCGGTTCAAGAACCCGGACGATCGACCGGAAATGCCGGGCATCAAGTACTTCGGCAACTGGGCCGTCGTGAAGATCGTCAACTTCGCCTGCGGCGGCGGCGGGCGATTCACCGACGTCTCGTGCGGCTTTCGCGGGTTCAACCGCGAGGCGCTCTACCGGCTGACGCTCTTCGGCCGGTACACGTATACGCAGGAGTGCTTCATCGATCTGTTCAGCAAGAACCTCCGCATCATCGAGGTGCCGCTGAAGGTCCGCGGGACGCGTGAGTTCGGCGAGAGCCGCGTTGCCAGCAGCGTCTGGAAGTACGCCGCCAACACCGGCCCGATCATCATCCGCGCCATGCGCGACATCCGGCCGCTGAAGTTCTTCGGCGTGATCGCGGGCCTGCTCGCGCTGCCGGGCTTTGCCATGCTGGGCGTCGTGACGGCCAACTACCTCATCTTCAACCCCGGCAAGACGCAGCCGTTCACCAGCCTCATCTCCATCGGCGGCGGGCTGCTCACGCTCAGCGTCATCGTCGGCGTGATGGCGCTCCTGGCCGACATGATGGCCAGGCATCGCCGGATCACCGAAGAGCTGCTCTACCTCGCGCGGCGTCGCATCTACGGCACCGGCGACGTCCGCATGCCCGTCACCCAGCCGCGCGTCGCCCGCCTCATCACGCCTGCCAACGGCCACGAGAACGGCAACGGGCACGGCCGTGCCGTCGCTCGCCACGCCACCCGCAAACCCGCCGTCTTCCGCGACGCCAGCGAGTCGAAGGTCCCGGCGGGCAGTGGCGTCGAGTAG